The Carassius carassius chromosome 32, fCarCar2.1, whole genome shotgun sequence DNA window GGCCACCAAAACAACACCAAGTTGTTGATAAATACAAGGGAGCTAAAGAGACGAACTTTTCAAAACTGTGATTTTACAGATGAACGTATGAATGTTTATTCCTTATTCCTATCATATTAATATttcttttgtgaaaataaatgttgAGCATGTATGTAAGAGCAAACTCAAGATTGCTGGTTAATAACCACAAGATCTAAAGCggagttaaaaataaaattatttacatcATTTATATACATAAAGACTTAAACTGGTTGGTtgagttggtaagattttttttttttttttagtttcttaaactcacaaaggctgcattcattttaatcaaaaataaatcaaacagtaatattaataaaatattattacaaattttaaaaaggtaattttatttctgttttttgtgACTTCGTTGTCATAGAAGCAACACTACAGGTCCACGAACATATTTGAGCAATTACCTCAAGAGCTCAACAAGTGAATTATGACATTAACACATCATTCGCAAGTTTGCAAAGTAAGAGCTGTTTGTTTAATTCGTACATTTAGTAAATGACTGACCTCCCATTCCTCCCCAGCCTGGCCTTCTCGTGGAgacccctcctcttcctcctgctctTCCTCATCCAGAAGCACAAAATCCTCTTCATTTGCTTCGTCCTCTTCCCCTCCCTCCAGAATGCACAGGTCTGGTCGATGCTGGCTCAGGTAAGTGTGAAGCTCGTCTGACCTAGAGCACAAAATATCagacagaaaaaagaaattgAGATGAAGCAGCTTTTGCTTTATGACATTATTACCACATTTCTGCCCTTTCCTGCTGTTCATTTCACCAGGCAGCCTGTGTAGCCTTGGTAAGGCTTAAGTACCTTTCCTGCTGCATGGTGAACCAGGCATCCCTGGAGAAGATTTTAAGTTTAGAgaaagcctttttttttgcatgctgaAGCTTCTGTCGAATTCTCACAAACATCAGAGATCCGTTTACACCACTGCTAGATGTAGCAGCACAAGTACCTGATGAGTAAAAAGAGCTATAACTATAGTAAGTGATAAAAAGATATAatccttgtttttatttgtacttaGTACAAGTTCAATGTCAAAGTTCTTGAATAAAATGATTACCTAACAATTGTGTTTCCAAATATGATTTCGGTTCTGCTTTCTCCATGTGTTCGTATTCTTTGTTTCCTCTCAGAATGCTGTCTTGTCCTCCACAACAGAAAGTAGCAGCCGCTGTTAGCATTCCCCCGGACTCTGAAGTCAGCTGTCTCTCAGTTTCAGCCATGTCCCCTGCCTCTCCACCTTCCTCATCTTCTTCCTCAGGATTTTTTGTCGGACCATGTGAAACAGAGGACTTGGGAGCAAGAACGGCCTCTAAAGCTGACTGATGGGTTTTCTTGTGCTCTTTTTTGCTCTCTGATGGCTTACAACGGTTACATCTGGAAAATAAAGTGATGATCAATGTGCTTGTGCAGTGAAGGGAAGACAAAAAATAATCAAGGTGTGGAATTTTAAAATGTAGCCTGGGGgtgctatatataatatatcggTGTgtgtaatgttaaaatgttaaaaagtatgAAATAATCTCAGTAAATCTCAAGTATATGCTGTAATAAAATGGCAGGAAGCCAATTGTTTCATTTTGGAAACCGCATCCAAGCAGTAAAGCAGGAAGCACCTGTATGTCTTGTTGAAGTGAATGTGAGAGATGTCCGTGTAGAAGGACACTGAGGTAAGATCATCCACAGAGCAGGAGAATACATATTCTTCACAGCCATTCTCCTGAACAAGTGGTTGAGACTTCTGAGGGTCAAAGAAGATCTTACTGGACGTCACCAGTAATATTCCAGCGACCACACCCTGTGAGACAAACGGAACAGAGAGTTAGAATTTGAGCATGCTGTATTTTAAGAAATGTACTGGGAATACAGAAGAGCATAACATAAACACAACATTCTCACCTTTCTGTCTGTGATGTAATGAGAGAATAGTTTAAGGCAAGACAAACAAGCTGGCCCCTCCCCCTTGGAGCATTCAGATGGGAGAGCCAATAGACATACATTTCCATCAGGTAAAGGAACCGCCTCCACATCCTAAGAGAGATGAATAAACCTCACACTAAGCAGCAGAAAAAGCCATTGTGAACCACTACACAATGACATCACAAAGAGCTTAAAATGTCTACAGACCAGCTATATTGAGATTTACCGCGCTTATGCATTAACAACATTTACAGTTTCTTAACACCTTTACGCTCTTACCGTCAGCTTGTCATATTCTGCATCTGTGGAAGGAGACACAAGAGTCGCGTTTCCCACAACACCAACGTCGAGCGCAGGATCGAGGCTGTGCTCTTGTCTAGAACACGGGTCAGAAACAGTCTCCGTAGAAATTGAGGCCTTGTTCTTGAGTAACTGTTTGAGGTGGTTCATAAGGAAAGACATAGTCACACTGAAAACGGTTTAACTTCCCTTCCTTCCAAACTGCTGTACACCCCCTCATTTCCTTACTAATAGCCCCGTGACATCAGATGACTGGACAGAGTCACAGCAGCCAGAAACTATGAGCCAATCACACAGAAGCAGAATTCATGCAAATGGGATCACAGGAACGCTGACAGTTCCTGTCATAGATTATTTTCCTAGATTATTGTCTTCCTTTGTATTTAAGTAAATAGCAGAACTGTCCTCATAGATCTCATACATAAAGCACAAAATGAATATGGGTTTAACTGTGACTTTCTTTCAAAGAACATGAACCGTAAAGACTATGGGCCTGTGAGGTTGAGTGGGGGAGACTTACTAAACTCAGAGCATATTAGAAAGATATCTGAaggtaatggctgttgaaaattcagctttgccaatacaggaatacatttcatttttaaatgtattacaataaacagtaataatacagtaaatgcaataatatttaataatattaaagttttactgtattttgatcaaagaaTCACAACCTTGGTGtgaataaacttttaaaaacaggtaaaataaatcaataaaatatcgCCACCAAACCTTTAAACGGTGgtgtataataaaagtaaatataataaatatgatttaatatgcataacaaaaaataaatagggACAACATAAATAAAACCTCTGCAAATCAGTTGTGACCTTTAtttctggttttatttttttccatgaaCGGAAAGGTGGAGTTCTTTTTGGTCTTTGTCACATAGATCAATGAACTCTGCGCAGAGTGTAATAATATCTGATCATCCAAACTCACATTTTTTCAGTCGCTGTCACTTTGTTACAGACAACTGTATCCAGGCATGCAAAATATTGTTGATAACATGCAAATCACAAATCCACACAAACGTCTGTTGTTCTTATACTGGTACCTAATGATTTGCATAGTTTCAactttaactttacattttttactttaaacctcCAGCACAACTTTCAGGACTTTGACAATGATTTCTAGACTTGAAACTGTTTAAACCCAGCTTACTTCATAGCATAATACAGGGCTGTTCGTATCCAAATGGCAAAAAAGTTAAACTGAGAATATTAAATTGAGGAGTGTTGCAGCACATCTGGTGGAGCTTCAATAACCATGGacagaataaactacatttttaaattgaattaaaaattgaATCTCTGTGGAACGTAGAAATATTCAAACAATATTTCATCTCACACAGAAGAAACTAAATGGACatcaagagaagagaagagaagagaagagaagagaagagaagagaagagaagagaagagaagagaagagaagagaagagaatttGCTGGGTCATCAGATTTAGCCATGTTTATTGTGCTgggtttattaattcattttaattaataaaatattagttaCCAGATTCTTTGGAGTCGATATTCTCCCAATATATTTGTCGTAATCTTTCCATGTTCTCCTTGAAATATCCATTCAGACAGTTCCACTCAATTTATTTCACAGTTAGACTAGACAGCGTGGGGTGTTTCAGTAACCTTTGTTCTAAAGTTATCAGTAGATGACAATAATGTATGACATAACGTTGGCTATTATATTTATGGTGACTTCTATCATTTATCAACAGGAATATGAAGGCGATGGAGTGTGTGAATAAGCTTAAAAACTTTACTCACTCCATCTTCATTGTCCCTGCATGACTCCAAAGCCTTCGCTGTTGGATCTTTAGCAGGAAACGCAGCCTCTACGAagagaaaatgcaaaaacaaaagctgcATCGACTAGAGTGAAAGcagatgtgtttgtttctcaGGTTGTTTCTTCAGCTGTTTAAACTAAAGACACGCAGCAAGAAGTAACTCATTTTAAACCTGTGTGTGACAGTAACAGttgaattatcaatgttgactttttttgttgcttaatatttttgcggaATCTgcgatacatttttcaggattcattgaatataatgttttcattaaatggaaatattttgtaaccttataaatgtctttactgtcactttggatcaTTTAATGCaacttttctgaataaaagtgttaatttctttaaccctctgggcttcttcataaatgggtcacacttagcttcctcccgcccgaaaacgggcgaagccttaaaattgtactttactttttcccaggataaccaatcaaataattttttgttctataatgttttctgattattatttagaatttttagaattttttatgatactttgcattaattatataattttttatgagctatttttccattagaattaatatatccttttttattttatatttatttaaattttttttcaataaatgcagcatttcacatcaaaatagagtgccagcctagaaaaaaaaaaatgttccaggagaagaacttcatctagtggctttaaaaaatagccacttttgtgtaatgtcctgtaccagcctgtaggctgcctatagcttcctatatatcctatatagaaaggctttttgattccttttgttgttttagacatgatttctctatcttattcgtttttttaaatttagatatacatttagatattcta harbors:
- the si:ch211-15d5.11 gene encoding nuclear receptor coactivator 7 isoform X2; its protein translation is MDISRRTWKDYDKYIGRISTPKNLLLKNKASISTETVSDPCSRQEHSLDPALDVGVVGNATLVSPSTDAEYDKLTDVEAVPLPDGNVCLLALPSECSKGEGPACLSCLKLFSHYITDRKGVVAGILLVTSSKIFFDPQKSQPLVQENGCEEYVFSCSVDDLTSVSFYTDISHIHFNKTYRCNRCKPSESKKEHKKTHQSALEAVLAPKSSVSHGPTKNPEEEDEEGGEAGDMAETERQLTSESGGMLTAAATFCCGGQDSILRGNKEYEHMEKAEPKSYLETQLLGTCAATSSSGVNGSLMFVRIRQKLQHAKKKAFSKLKIFSRDAWFTMQQERSDELHTYLSQHRPDLCILEGGEEDEANEEDFVLLDEEEQEEEEGSPREGQAGEEWEMVSVEQSAPKASVSTEPEGLSHILKQSVILDAQQVREISKELPPRTIGHTWQLSYSTDKHGASLKTLYRKLSTTDSPVLILIKDHNQQVFGSFLSHPLHPSEAFYGTGETFLFLSHPRFKCFRWTGENSFFIKGDLDSFAIGGGSGHFGLWVDERLLLGRSSPCFTFNNCSLSETNDFTVLELEAWTFG
- the si:ch211-15d5.11 gene encoding nuclear receptor coactivator 7 isoform X1, which gives rise to MDHTAQRNKSRASYFGNVKNRLGSKLPAGISQPPGFITAQCPIGTQVALGKNVGQESVKGHHQIRNPKLRQYYLKEAAFPAKDPTAKALESCRDNEDGLLKNKASISTETVSDPCSRQEHSLDPALDVGVVGNATLVSPSTDAEYDKLTDVEAVPLPDGNVCLLALPSECSKGEGPACLSCLKLFSHYITDRKGVVAGILLVTSSKIFFDPQKSQPLVQENGCEEYVFSCSVDDLTSVSFYTDISHIHFNKTYRCNRCKPSESKKEHKKTHQSALEAVLAPKSSVSHGPTKNPEEEDEEGGEAGDMAETERQLTSESGGMLTAAATFCCGGQDSILRGNKEYEHMEKAEPKSYLETQLLGTCAATSSSGVNGSLMFVRIRQKLQHAKKKAFSKLKIFSRDAWFTMQQERSDELHTYLSQHRPDLCILEGGEEDEANEEDFVLLDEEEQEEEEGSPREGQAGEEWEMVSVEQSAPKASVSTEPEGLSHILKQSVILDAQQVREISKELPPRTIGHTWQLSYSTDKHGASLKTLYRKLSTTDSPVLILIKDHNQQVFGSFLSHPLHPSEAFYGTGETFLFLSHPRFKCFRWTGENSFFIKGDLDSFAIGGGSGHFGLWVDERLLLGRSSPCFTFNNCSLSETNDFTVLELEAWTFG